In one Eulemur rufifrons isolate Redbay chromosome 22, OSU_ERuf_1, whole genome shotgun sequence genomic region, the following are encoded:
- the LSM3 gene encoding U6 snRNA-associated Sm-like protein LSm3, protein MADDVDQQQTTNTVEEPLDLIRLSLDERIYVKMRNDRELRGRLHAYDQHLNMILGDVEETVTTIEIDEETYEEIYKSTKRNIPMLFVRGDGVVLVAPPLRVG, encoded by the exons CAACAAACCACCAACACCGTTGAGGAGCCCCTTGATCTTATCAGGCTCAGCCTGGATGAGCGAATTTACGTGAAAATGAGAAATGACCGAGAGCTTCGCGGCAGATTACAC GCTTACGATCAGCATTTAAACATGATCCTGGGAGATGTGGAAGAAACCGTGACTACCATCGAAATTGACGAGGAAACATACGAGGAGATATATAAA TCGACGAAACGGAACATCCCAATGCTGTTCGTCCGGGGAGATGGGGTCGTCCTGGTGGCCCCTCCGCTGAGAGTCGGCTGA